Genomic window (Phragmites australis chromosome 5, lpPhrAust1.1, whole genome shotgun sequence):
CATCCGAAGAGATAGGTCCGTTCCGGATTAAACCAAACGGGACAGGGCTCTTTCTGAACAAATACTCATGGAATAGAGGTAAGATAGCCtggcctcagaagaaactgctCTGATGCCAAGTGTTGCAGCGCCAGTGACTGATGGAAAGAACGGCAAAATTTGTTGCTGCAGAAGCAAACCTTCTCTTCCTCGAATCGCCTGCCGGAGTCGGCTTCTCCTACACGAACACCACCTCGGATCTCAAGACATCGGGCGATGAGCGAACGGGTAATCCATCACTGGTCCTTTTGGGTGCTGTAACTTTTGTTGATTAAAAATCTTGTAGCTACTTCATCACTAGGTGTTGCAAAGTAAGCCTACATTGATGTCAATGTGAATTTGGTGCAGCTCAAGATGCATTGCAGTTCTTGATCAATTTGATGGCACGGTTCCCGCAGTATCGACACAGGGACTTCTACATAGCTGGAGAAAGCTACGCTGGTAAGTCTCTGTCATTGGTGATCCGTATGATCTGACAGTACCACTTGAGAACTCAACGGTGACTTTTCATCCAAATTATTTCTCTCCGTTTGTTCTTGTTCTCCCTTCGATTCTAGGTCACTACGTCCCCCAATTGGCAAGGAAGATTGTTGAGTACAACAAGGCTTCACCATACCCCTTTATCAACCTGAAGGGAATCATTGTGAGTATCATCATACAAGAGCAGCCTACAAACTCCAAGATGCTACACTTCACCTCCTATTCACATCCTGATACGGATTCAACCTGAAAAAGTCTATGCCTCGCCTGTCCTCAGGTAGGCAACGCAGTCACTGACAACTACTATGACAACATCGGCACGGTCACCTACTGGTGGACGCACGCCATGATCTCCGACCGCACCTACAAGGCCATCCTCGAGTCCTGCAACTTCACCAGCGCCAACGTCTCGCGCACCTGCAGCCGCGCCATGAACTACGCCATGAACCACGAGTTCGGGGACATCGACCAGTACAGCATCTACACGCCGTCctgcgccgcggccgcggccaaCGCCACCGTGCTGAGGTTCAAGGACACCCTCATCCGCCGGCGGTCCTTCGGCTACGACCCATGCACGGAGACGTACGCCGAGAAGTACTACAACAGGATGGACGTGCAGAAGGCAATGCATGCAAACACCACGGGGATTCCCTACAGATGGACTGCCTGCAGGTTTCATAGATTCTTTCCTGACACGTTCAAATCTTTTCCGTTCTTGTCATGGTTGATTCGGCGATCGAAGAGTAAAATAAGATGAAATTGTTTTGAACTTGCTAACACTGACAGTGATGTGCTCATCAAGACATGGCAAGATTCTGAGTTCTCCATGCTGCCGACATACAAGATGCTGATGAATGCTGGGCTTAGGATATGGGTGTTCAGGTAATCCAAAATTATACTTGGATGGGGCAGATAAGTTTTCAGTTCGCGTAACCCTTTGTCACTTGACAAAATGCAGTGGCGATACGGATTCGGTAGTCCCGGTTACGGCTACCAGGTTCGCCATCAGCCATCTTGGATTGAAGATTAAGATTCGCTGGTACCCATGGTACTCAGGAGGACAGGTACTGAAGTTGCCAGAGCTGTTTGGCACTTGCCAGAGCTGTTTGGCACTTGCAGTTTAAGCAGTAAGCCTGTTGTTACCGTAACATCTTTGAGGTGCATATGTGTGTGTGCAGGTAGGAGGATGGTCTGAGGTGTATGAAGGGCTCACATTCGCTTCGGTGAGAGGTGCAGGGCATGAGGTGCCATTGTTTCAGCCCAGGAGGGCGTTCAGGATGTTCAAGTCGTTCTTGGCTGGGGAGCCATTGCCCAAAACCTGAAGGTTCCTGGCATGAGCTGATGTGTACCTCATGTCTAGCTACAAGTCTGAAGAATATGtaaaagatgatgagaaggtGATGGGGAGTGTTTGCAAGTAGAAAATAGGCGTGCAGTTCATAGCTGAGGAGTGGATTGATTGGTGTTGGGGAAAAGGATGATAACAGAATAAGGATGGTTATGCCATGGAAATCATGAGCATTGCGATGATGAGCAAATAAATTTCGAAGCTCTCACTGTCAACTTGTTTTATCACTACAAATTTTCACATTAAGATGTTTCTTCCATGCCATTCCAAGAATAAAAGTCATTAAGTAAATTACTCAACATGACCATATAGTCATCACTCATCAGTGATTTTATTCTGTGCGAAAATTGGTAATGGGTTCTCTGATGACAGTATGCAACAATATGGCAACTAATCTACTGAGTCCCGGTTGCATCTCACATGCCCTGTAACTTTTCTGAAAGAGAACGTAACATCTTCAGCAGACTAGAGAAGAATCAGACCTTAAACCCCTCAGCACGGAGGCATCGCTTGTGAGCTTCGATCCATTTTGTGCAAGCAGATTCCCCATGTTCAACGATGCACTCATCTCTCAGCCTCTTGGTATCAGGGCACGCGCAGCATATCTTCTTTTTTGGCTTCGAGTCAGCAGCAGGAGCTGCGGCAGCTGGCCCTTCATTCACGGCTGAGCTTTCAGGTGATGGCACAGGCACTGGGATTTCTGTGCTACCCATTTTCAGCTGCAGTACTTCAGGTATTATCTGCAGAATGCAGACAAAGGGAAATATTCATTCTGTGGATCACCAGCATATTAGATATTTTTGGAGCCTGGTCTCTAGAGGCTACC
Coding sequences:
- the LOC133919986 gene encoding serine carboxypeptidase 24-like, which codes for MATTRRRGAAVAVASLLVVIISCVLAGGAVAAGAGVEECEERARSDRVEALPGQPQVAFAQYSGYVTVNEERGRALFYWLTEAAGDAASKPLVLWLNGGPGCSSVAYGASEEIGPFRIKPNGTGLFLNKYSWNREANLLFLESPAGVGFSYTNTTSDLKTSGDERTAQDALQFLINLMARFPQYRHRDFYIAGESYAGHYVPQLARKIVEYNKASPYPFINLKGIIVGNAVTDNYYDNIGTVTYWWTHAMISDRTYKAILESCNFTSANVSRTCSRAMNYAMNHEFGDIDQYSIYTPSCAAAAANATVLRFKDTLIRRRSFGYDPCTETYAEKYYNRMDVQKAMHANTTGIPYRWTACSDVLIKTWQDSEFSMLPTYKMLMNAGLRIWVFSGDTDSVVPVTATRFAISHLGLKIKIRWYPWYSGGQVGGWSEVYEGLTFASVRGAGHEVPLFQPRRAFRMFKSFLAGEPLPKT
- the LOC133919987 gene encoding cytochrome c oxidase copper chaperone 1-like — its product is MGSTEIPVPVPSPESSAVNEGPAAAAPAADSKPKKKICCACPDTKRLRDECIVEHGESACTKWIEAHKRCLRAEGFKV